The sequence below is a genomic window from Nocardioides oleivorans.
TCCGTCGGACGGGCTGGTGGAGACCACGTCGGCCGACGACGTACCGGGGGAGGGTTGCGAGCTGGTCCTGGTGATCGGCGGCGACGGCTCGATCCTGCGGGCGGCCGAGCTGACCCGGGAGACCACCACGCCGCTGCTGGGGGTCAACCTCGGCCACGTCGGCTTCCTGGCCGAGGCCGAGCAGGACGACATCGAGTCCACGATCAGGGCGATCGTCCAGCGCAACTACACCGCCGAGGACCGGCTCACCCTGGACGTGCGCGTGCTGCTGGGCAAGGAGGTCCTCTTCTCGACCTTCGCCCTCAACGAGGCCAGCGTCGAGAAGGCGGCCCGCGAGCGGATGCTCGAGGTCGTCGTCGAGGTCGACGGCCGACCCCTGTCCCGGTGGGGCTGCGACGGTGTCGTGTGTGCGACGCCGACCGGCTCGACCGCCTACAACTTCAGCGCCGGCGGTCCGGTGGTGTGGCCCGAGGTCGAGGCGCTGCTCATGGTGCCGCTGAGCGCCCACGCGCTCTTCGCCCGTCCGATGGTGGTGGCGCCGAGCTCGGTGCTCGCGATCGAGGTGCTGAGCGACACCGAGGAGCCCGGTGTGCTGTGGTGCGACGGTCGCCGGACGGTCGGGCTGCCGCCGGGCGCCCGGATCGAGGTCCGGCGGGGGACGCACCCGGTCCGGTTGGTCCGGCTGCACCAGGCTCCCTTCACCGACCGGCTGGTCGCCAAGTTCGACCTGCCGGTCGAGGGGTGGCGGGGCGCCGCCGAGCGACGTCGCCGCGAAGGAGGGGACGCGGATGCTTGAGGAGCTGCGGATCAGCCAGCTCGGCGTCATCGACTCCTCCACCCTCGAGCTCGGACCCGGCCTCACGGTCATCACGGGTGAGACGGGCGCCGGCAAGACGATGGTGGTCACGGCGCTCGGACTGCTGCTGGGCGGACGCGCCGACTCGGGCGCCGTCCGGTCGGGCGCCAAGCAGGCGCGCGTCGAGGGCGTCGTGGCGACACGCACGCTCGACGGCTTCCGCGGCGCGGTCGAGGACGCCGGTGGCGAGGTCGAGGACGACCAGGTCGTGCTCGCGCGCAACGTGACCGCCCAGGGCCGGTCGCGTGCGTGGGTCGGCGGCGCGTCGGTGCCGGTGACGACGCTCGCCGAGGTGGCCGAGCCGCTCGTCGCGGTCCACGGGCAGTCCGACCAGCACCGTCTCCTGAAGGCCGGGGCGCAGCGCGCCTCGCTCGACCGCTTCGGGGGCGGGGCGCTGGCGGCGACCGCGGCGTCGTACGCCTCCCTGTGGGCCGAGCTGGCCGCCACCGAGCGGAGGCTGGCCGAGGTGGTCGGCTCCGCCCGCGAGCGAGCCCGCGAGGCCGACCAGCTGCGCTTCGGGCTCGGCGAGGTCGAGGAGGTCGACCCCAGGCTCGGGGAGGACACCGAGCTCGCTGCCGAGGAGTCCCGGCTCGGGTTCGCCGACACGCTCCGCACGGCCGCCGAGACCGCCCGCGAGGCACTCTCGAGCGAGGAGGGCTCGCCCGACGCACTCGCGACCACCAGCGCGGCCCGGCAGGCCCTCCACGGCGTCCGGGAGCACGACGCGACGGCCGGCGAGCTGGCCGACCGGATCGCCGAGGTCAGCCACCTGCTGGTCGACGTCGCGGGTGACGTGGCGTCCTACGCCGCCAGCCTGGAGGTCGACCCGACCCGGCTGGCGGCCGTCTCCGAGCGACGGGCGGCGCTGACCGCGCTGACCCGGAAGTACGGCGAGACCATCGACGAGGTGCTGGCCTGGGCCGAGGACGGCGCCAAGCGGCTCCTCGACCTCGAGGACACCGACGGCCAGATCGCCGAGCTCGAGGCGCGGCGCGACCGGATCCGCGGCGAGCTGGGCTCGCTGGCGGCGAAGCTCACCAAGCAACGCGTCGCGGCCGCGAAGAAGCTGGGCACGGCGGTGAGCGACGAGCTCACCTCGCTCGCGATGCCCCACGCGATCGTGTCCATCGCCGTCACCCAGCACGACACCCCGACCCCGCAGACCCCGGCCGGGCCCCAGCTCGAGGTCGGCGGTCGCTGGCTGCGGGCGACGTCGTCCGGCGTGGACGACGTGGAGTTCCTGCTGGCGGCCAACACCGGCGCCGAGGCGCGCCCGTTGCACAAGGGCGCGTCGGGCGGTGAGCTCTCCCGGGTGATGCTCGCGCTCGAGGTCTCCCTTGCCGAGACCGGTTCGGTCCCGACGTTCGTCTTCGACGAGGTCGACGCGGGCGTGGGCGGCAAGGCCGCGATCGAGGTCGGCCGGCGGCTCGCGGCGCTCGCCCGCACCTCCCAGGTGCTGGTGGTGACCCACCTGCCCCAGGTGGCGGCGTACGCCGATCGCCATGTCGTGGTCCACAAGTCGAGCGACGGGTCGGTCACCACGTCGGGCCTGGTCGCGCTCAGCGAGGACGACCGCGAGCGTGAGCTGTCGCGGATGCTGGCCGGTGTCGAGGACTCCGACAGCGCCCGTGCGCACGCCCGGGAGCTGCTCGACGCCGCCGCGCCCGAGCGGGCGTGCCTCCCCGAAGGGCAGGGTCGCGGCTGACACCATGGCGCGGTCATGAAGTTCGCAGTCCGCACCCGTCCAGCCTCCGTCCTCCCGGGCGTGCACGGCCCCGCCCGTGTCCATCGTCGTACGGCCAGCCTCCTCGGTCGCCTGAGCGAGGGTGACGTCGTCGTCCTCGACCACGTCGACATGGACCGCGACACCGCCCAGGCACTCATCGACGCCGGGGTCGTGGCGGTCGTCAACGCCAGCCCGATGATCTCCGGCCGCTTCCCCAACCTCGGCCCCGAGCGCCTCGTCGAGGCGGGAGTCCTCGTCGTCGACAGCGCGGGTGCCGAGGTCTTCGAGCGGGTCAAGGACGGCACGGCGCTGCGGATCGACGGGGGAGTCGTCCACGCGGGCGAGACCCTGGTCGCGACCGCGCGCGAGCTCACCCCCGACGTCGTCCGCACCGAGATGGGCCGGGCGCGCAGCGGCCTGACCGCCCAGCTGGAGAGCTTCACCCACAACAGCACCGAGTTCCTCCGTCGCGAGCAGGACCTGCTCCTGCACGGGCACGGCGTGCCCCGCACGGCGACCGAGATCGCCGGTCGGCCGGTGGTGGTCGCCGTACGCTCCCACGGCTGGGAGGACGAGCTGGCCGGCATCAAGCCGTTCGTGCGCGAGCAGCGTCCCGTGCTGATCGCTGTGGACCGCGGCGCCGACGCTCTCGCCCAGGCTCGCCACAAGCCCGACATCGTGGTGGTGAACGCCGCGAGCGACGACCTGCCGTCCGCCGCCGTGCTCCGCAAGGCCCGCGACGTGGTGGTCCTGGTCCAGCCCGGTGCCCCCCGCAGCGCCACCGAGCCGTTCGAGCGCCTCGGCATCCGACCCCTGCGGTTCGAGACCACCGCCACGACCGAGGACGCGGCCCTGCTGCTGGCCTCGGCGCGCGAGGCCTCGCTCATCGTCGGCGTCGGCATGCACGCCACCCTCGACGAGTTCCTCGACAGCCGTCGCTCGGGGCTGGCCAGCACGTTCCTCACCCGGCTGAAGGTCGGACCCGACCTCGTCGACGCGGCAGCGCTGCCCCGGCTCTACGACGGTGCGGTGCGGCCGCGCCACCTGGTCGGCGCCCTCGTCGCCGGGCTGGTGGCCGTCGCAGCGGCCATCAGCGTGACCCCCGTCGGTCAGCAGTGGGTCGACGACCTGTCCCCGCGCGTCACGAGCGCCACGTCCCACCTGATCGACAACGTAGAGGGAATGCTCCCGTGATCACCCTGCGCCACCACCTGCTCACCATCGTCGCCGTCTTCCTCGCCCTCGCCGCGGGGATCGTCCTGGGCGGTGGACCGCTCTCCGACGTCGGCCCCACGGTCGCTTCCGCAGCGAAGGGCGACGCCCCGGTGGCGACGGCCGACCAGGAGCAGTCCGACTACACCGACGCCTTCCTCGACTCCCTGGCCGCTCCGGTGGTCGGGGGTCGGCTCGCCGACCGCTCGGTCGCGGTGGTCACCCTGCCCGGGGCCGACGAGCAGCTCGTCACCGCCCTCGCGACCCGGATCGGGGCCGCCGGCGGCACGATCAGCGGCCGCTACACCGTCGGCGACGACCTCGTGGACCCCGGCCAGAAGTCCCTCGTCGACACGCTCGGCAGCCAGCTGCTGACGCAGCAGGCCGACGGTGCCGTGGCGCCCGAGGCGTCGACGTACGACCGGATCGGCCAGCTGCTCGGGCTCGCGGTCTCGACGAAGGAGGCCGACGGGGAGGGCGCCACCGGCAAGACCAGGGCGATCGCCGACGCGATCAGCGGCGCGGGCCTCCTCACGCTCCCGGAGAAGGCGGACAAGCGTGCGCCGCTGGTGCTGCTGGTGCTCGGCACGGACGCCGACGACGAGGGCTCGGACGCGATCCTCGCCGGGCTCGCCGAGGGCCTCGCCGCGCAGGCCACCGGCGTGGTCGTGGCGGGCACGGTCGCCGACGGGACCGGCCAGCTCGGCCGCCTCCGCGGAGACCCGGCGGCCGCCGGCGTCGCCAGCGTCGACGGGATCGACACGACGGCCGGCCAGGTCGCGACGGTCTTCACCCTGGGACGCTCGCTGACCACCCCCGGCGGCTCGTTCGGTGCGGCGGGTGCCGACGGACCCGTCCCTCTCGGGTAGGATCGAAGCCCGTGAAGAGCCGGACGCCGACCAAGCACGTATTCGTCACTGGAGGCGTCGCCTCCTCCCTCGGCAAGGGGCTCACCGCCTCCAGCCTGGGACAGCTGCTGAAGTCGCGCGGCCTCCGCGTGACGATGCAGAAGCTGGACCCCTATCTCAACGTGGACCCGGGCACGATGAACCCGTTCCAGCACGGCGAGGTCTTCGTGACCAACGACGGCGCGGAGACCGACCTCGACATCGGTCACTACGAGCGGTTCCTCGACACCGACCTCAACCAGATCGCCAACGTGACGACCGGTCAGGTCTACTCGACGGTGATCGCCAAGGAGCGTCGCGGCGACTACCTCGGTGACACCGTGCAGGTGATCCCGCACATCACCAATGAGATCAAGGACCGCATCCTCGCGATGGGTGGTCCGGACATCGACGTGGTGATCACCGAGATCGGCGGCACGGTCGGCGACATCGAGTCCCTGCCGTTCCTCGAGGCCGCGCGCCAGACGCGCCACGAGATCGGTCGCGACAACTGCTTCTTCATCCACGTCTCGCTGGTGCCCTACATCGGCCCCTCCGGGGAGCTGAAGACCAAGCCGACCCAGCACTCGGTGGCAGCGCTGCGCTCCATCGGCATCCAGCCCGACGCGATCGTGTGCCGCGCCGACCGCGAGCTGCCCGACGGCATCAAGCGCAAGATCGCCCTCATGTGCGACGTCGACGACGACGCCGTCGTGACCGCGGCCGACGCCCCGTCGATCTACGACATCCCCAAGGTGCTGCACCGCGAGGGCCTCGACGCCTACGTCGTACGCCGTCTCGACCTGCCGTTCCGCGACGTCGACTGGACGACGTGGGACGACCTGCTCCGTCGCGTGCACCACCCCGAGGAGGAGGTGACGATCGCGCTCGTCGGCAAGTACATCGACCTGCCCGACGCCTACCTCTCGCCCGCCGAGGCCCTGCGCGCGGGTGGCTTCGCCCACTCCGCCAAGGTCAACATCCGCTGGGTCGCCTCCGACCTGTGCGAGACCGAGGCCGGTGCGGCCAAGCAGCTCTCCGACGTCGACGCGGTCCTGGTGCCCGGCGGATTCGGCGTCCGCGGCATCGAGGGCAAGCTCGGCGCCCTGCGCTACACGCGCACGCACGGCATCCCGACGCTCGGTCTGTGCCTGGGCCTGCAGTGCATGGTGATCGAGTACGCCCGCAACGTCGCCGGGCTGACCAAGGCCGGGTCGACCGAGTTCGACCCGGACACCGTCGAGCCGGTGATCTCGACGATCGAGGAGCAGAAGAAGTTCGTCGAGGGTGCCGGAGACCTCGGAGGCACGATGCGCCTCGGCCTGCAGAAGGCCGAGCTGCTCGCGGGCAGCGTGGTGCGGACGGCGTACGGCGCCGAGACGATCGAGGAGCGCCACCGGCACCGCTACGAGTTCAACGACGCCTACCGCGAGACGCTGGCCGAGGCCGGCCTGGTGTTCTCGGGCATCAACCCCGAGCTCGGCCTGGTCGAGTTCGTGGAGCTGCCGGCCGAGGTGCACCCCTACTACGTCGCGACCCAGGCGCACCCCGAGCTGCGCTCGCGTCCGACACGCCCGCACCCGTTGTTCGCCGGGCTGGTCGGTGCCGCCATCGAGCGGCAGCGCTCCGAGCGCTTCCCGATCGACGAGTCGGGGCTGCGTCGCAAGGACGAGGCCGACACCGAGGCCTGAGCGAGGGGTCGCGCAGCGTCAGAGCTGGCGGGCCTGCAGGATCCGGCCGAGCACGAAGGAGTTCGCGCGGAGCTGGTTGCGGGCGTAGGCGAAGAGCGTCGGGTCCTCCGCAGCTGCCTGGGCGGCGGCGAGGAAGGACGCGTCGCCGGCACCGAGCGGGTACATCGCCCGGACGGTGAGGCCCTGGTTGAGCAGGCCGCCCTTGAGGGAGTGCAGCTCCTCGAGGTAGCGGTGGGTGAACGGGGCGAGCAGCTCGGCCTGGCCGGGACGCCAGAACGTCGAGCCGAGGACGAGCGTCTCGCGGCTGGCCGGGACGGCGTAGTCGACGAAGAACGCGCGCCAGACCTCCTCCTTGGCCTCGACGCTCGGGTGGGCGGCGAGGACGGCCAGGCGACGCATGCCGGCGTCGGGGTCGGGGTCGGACTCGAGGAGCCTGGCGACCCGGTCGGCGTCGTAGTCGCCGAGCTCGGAGCGTCGGACGGCCATCCGCCAGGCCAGGTCGAGGTCGGTCGCCTGCGCGGCAGCCTCCTCCAGCACCGCCCAGTGCGCGTCGGTGGACGCGGAGGCGGCGAGGGTGCGCAGCGCGGCCTGGCGGGCGTCGGGGAGGCCGACCAGGCCGGAGGCGGCGTCGGCGAGCGCGCCGAGCAGGCCGGGCGATTCCGACGCGGGGGCCCACCGGTCGGCGACCTGGAGCGCCTGGCCGAGGAACGGCTCGATGAGCGACACGCTGGTCTCGGTCGACAGGGCGCGCGTGAGGGCGGCCGAGACGTCGCGGGGTGCGACGTCGCCGAGCAGGAGCAGCTGGCCGGCCGTGGCCGCCACGAGCGCGCGGTCGAGCGGGGCGTCGAGCTGCTGGACCCGCTCGAGCATCAGCCGGAGCGAGGTCGGGTCGGGCTTGACGGCCGCGAAGGTCAGGTCGCCCGCGTTGACCAGGCGCAGGTCGCCTGCCGGCAGGTCGACGGGCGTCCGGGTCCCGGTCACCTCGTGGGACGAGCGGCCGACGGCCACGAGGTCGTCGCCGGTGGCGTCGAAGACGGCGATGTCGAGGCGGTGGGGCCGCGGGTCCTGGTCGTCGGTGGTCTCCACGACGAGCTCGTCGTCGACCAGCGAGACCACGTCGGTGCCGGCCTCGTCGAGCCACGCCTTGGTCCACGACGACAGGTCGCGACCGGAGGCCCGGGAGTAGCAGTCCATCAGGTCGTCGAGGGTGGTGTTGGTGTAGGCGTAGCGGCTGAAGTAGTCGCGGAGGCCGGCCACGAAGGCGTCCTCGCCGATGTAGGCGACGAGCTGGTGGAGGACGCTCTGGCCCTTGACGTAGGTGATCGCGTCGAAGTTCGACATCGCCGATGAGACGTCGGGGACGGCGCTGCGGATCGGGTGGCGCGCCGGGCTCATGTCCATCTCGTAGGCGGTCCGCTTGGAGACGGCCAGGAACGTCGCCCACTGCTCGGTGAACTCGCTCGCGCCGGCCATGCCCCAGTTGGCGGCCCACGACGCGAAGGCCTCGTTGAGCCACAGGTCGTCCCACCACTGCATGGTCACGAGGTCGCCGAACCACATGTGCGCCATCTCGTGGAAGATGAACTCGCCCCGGACGGCCCGCTGCGCGTGGGTCGGGGGAGTGCGGAAGAGCTGGCCGTCGCCGTAGGTCACGCAGCCCCAGTTCTCCATCGCTCCGCCGAGGTTCGGGACGAAGACCTGGTCGTAGCGCGCCTGCGGGAACGGGAAGGCGAAGCGCTCGCCGAAGAACGCCAACCCCTGGCGGGTGAGGGTGACGAGCTCCTCGAGGTCGCGCTCGAGGATCGGCACGAGCGACTGGCGGCAGTAGAACCCGAGGTCGTAGCCGTCGTGCTGCCGGCGCACCTCGTGGAACGGGCCCGCGTTGACCACGACGACGTACGTCGACAGGCGCGGCGTGTCGGGGTAGGTCCAGACCTTCGCGTCGGCGGCGACGTCGGGGTCGGCGTCGATCACCGACTCGGGCGCGCCGTTGGACGTGACGACCCACGACGACGGCGCGGTCACGACGAAGCGGTGCGGCGCCTTGAGGTCGGGCTGGTCGAAGCAGGCCCAGATCCGGCGGGCCTCGTCGGGCTCGAGGCTGGTCCAGACGTAGACGAGCTTGTCGGTGGGATCGACGGTGCGGAGGATGCCCTCGCCCGACGCGGTGTTGGCGGTGCTCGCCTCGACCACGAGCACGTTGTCGGCCGCGAGGGCGGGCAGGGGGAGGCGACCGTCGGCCGCGGCGGAGACGTCGACCGGCTCGCCGTTGAGGGTCGCGGCGTGGACGTCCATCGCGACGTCCACGAAGGTCGTCGCACCGGGCTCGGAGCAGGTGAACGTGATCGTGCTGACGGACGTCCAGAGCTCGCCCTCGAGGAGCCCGGTCATGTCGACGTCGATGTCGTAGCGCTGCACCTCCAGGAGTGCGGAGCGCGCGGCGGCTTCGGACGAGGTGAGGGTCGACAGCGTCATGGATCCGAACCTACTCACCTCGGCCCGTCGCGCTAGCGTCTGGGCCATGCCCGAGCCCGAGCCGCTGGCCGACCGTCCGATGTCCTGGCCGGTCGTGGCCACCCGCGACCTGCACCGCGACGACTGGGTCGTGGCGCTGCGCGAGGACACGATCACGCGGCCCGGGCATGCCGAGGAGTTCAGCCGGATCAGCCTCGAGCACCCCGGCGCCGTGATCGTGCTGGCGGTCGACGAGGACGAGCGCGCGGTGCTGCTGCGCCAGTACCGCCACACCAGCGGGCACGAGTTCGTCGAGCTCCCGGCCGGGCTGCGGG
It includes:
- the recN gene encoding DNA repair protein RecN, which translates into the protein MLEELRISQLGVIDSSTLELGPGLTVITGETGAGKTMVVTALGLLLGGRADSGAVRSGAKQARVEGVVATRTLDGFRGAVEDAGGEVEDDQVVLARNVTAQGRSRAWVGGASVPVTTLAEVAEPLVAVHGQSDQHRLLKAGAQRASLDRFGGGALAATAASYASLWAELAATERRLAEVVGSARERAREADQLRFGLGEVEEVDPRLGEDTELAAEESRLGFADTLRTAAETAREALSSEEGSPDALATTSAARQALHGVREHDATAGELADRIAEVSHLLVDVAGDVASYAASLEVDPTRLAAVSERRAALTALTRKYGETIDEVLAWAEDGAKRLLDLEDTDGQIAELEARRDRIRGELGSLAAKLTKQRVAAAKKLGTAVSDELTSLAMPHAIVSIAVTQHDTPTPQTPAGPQLEVGGRWLRATSSGVDDVEFLLAANTGAEARPLHKGASGGELSRVMLALEVSLAETGSVPTFVFDEVDAGVGGKAAIEVGRRLAALARTSQVLVVTHLPQVAAYADRHVVVHKSSDGSVTTSGLVALSEDDRERELSRMLAGVEDSDSARAHARELLDAAAPERACLPEGQGRG
- the pepN gene encoding aminopeptidase N; this translates as MTLSTLTSSEAAARSALLEVQRYDIDVDMTGLLEGELWTSVSTITFTCSEPGATTFVDVAMDVHAATLNGEPVDVSAAADGRLPLPALAADNVLVVEASTANTASGEGILRTVDPTDKLVYVWTSLEPDEARRIWACFDQPDLKAPHRFVVTAPSSWVVTSNGAPESVIDADPDVAADAKVWTYPDTPRLSTYVVVVNAGPFHEVRRQHDGYDLGFYCRQSLVPILERDLEELVTLTRQGLAFFGERFAFPFPQARYDQVFVPNLGGAMENWGCVTYGDGQLFRTPPTHAQRAVRGEFIFHEMAHMWFGDLVTMQWWDDLWLNEAFASWAANWGMAGASEFTEQWATFLAVSKRTAYEMDMSPARHPIRSAVPDVSSAMSNFDAITYVKGQSVLHQLVAYIGEDAFVAGLRDYFSRYAYTNTTLDDLMDCYSRASGRDLSSWTKAWLDEAGTDVVSLVDDELVVETTDDQDPRPHRLDIAVFDATGDDLVAVGRSSHEVTGTRTPVDLPAGDLRLVNAGDLTFAAVKPDPTSLRLMLERVQQLDAPLDRALVAATAGQLLLLGDVAPRDVSAALTRALSTETSVSLIEPFLGQALQVADRWAPASESPGLLGALADAASGLVGLPDARQAALRTLAASASTDAHWAVLEEAAAQATDLDLAWRMAVRRSELGDYDADRVARLLESDPDPDAGMRRLAVLAAHPSVEAKEEVWRAFFVDYAVPASRETLVLGSTFWRPGQAELLAPFTHRYLEELHSLKGGLLNQGLTVRAMYPLGAGDASFLAAAQAAAEDPTLFAYARNQLRANSFVLGRILQARQL
- the steA gene encoding putative cytokinetic ring protein SteA codes for the protein MKFAVRTRPASVLPGVHGPARVHRRTASLLGRLSEGDVVVLDHVDMDRDTAQALIDAGVVAVVNASPMISGRFPNLGPERLVEAGVLVVDSAGAEVFERVKDGTALRIDGGVVHAGETLVATARELTPDVVRTEMGRARSGLTAQLESFTHNSTEFLRREQDLLLHGHGVPRTATEIAGRPVVVAVRSHGWEDELAGIKPFVREQRPVLIAVDRGADALAQARHKPDIVVVNAASDDLPSAAVLRKARDVVVLVQPGAPRSATEPFERLGIRPLRFETTATTEDAALLLASAREASLIVGVGMHATLDEFLDSRRSGLASTFLTRLKVGPDLVDAAALPRLYDGAVRPRHLVGALVAGLVAVAAAISVTPVGQQWVDDLSPRVTSATSHLIDNVEGMLP
- a CDS encoding copper transporter — encoded protein: MITLRHHLLTIVAVFLALAAGIVLGGGPLSDVGPTVASAAKGDAPVATADQEQSDYTDAFLDSLAAPVVGGRLADRSVAVVTLPGADEQLVTALATRIGAAGGTISGRYTVGDDLVDPGQKSLVDTLGSQLLTQQADGAVAPEASTYDRIGQLLGLAVSTKEADGEGATGKTRAIADAISGAGLLTLPEKADKRAPLVLLVLGTDADDEGSDAILAGLAEGLAAQATGVVVAGTVADGTGQLGRLRGDPAAAGVASVDGIDTTAGQVATVFTLGRSLTTPGGSFGAAGADGPVPLG
- a CDS encoding NAD kinase, whose protein sequence is MSPARRVLVLAHTGRADAREAARACVRSLTGHGIVVRLLVDEAADLGLGPSDGLVETTSADDVPGEGCELVLVIGGDGSILRAAELTRETTTPLLGVNLGHVGFLAEAEQDDIESTIRAIVQRNYTAEDRLTLDVRVLLGKEVLFSTFALNEASVEKAARERMLEVVVEVDGRPLSRWGCDGVVCATPTGSTAYNFSAGGPVVWPEVEALLMVPLSAHALFARPMVVAPSSVLAIEVLSDTEEPGVLWCDGRRTVGLPPGARIEVRRGTHPVRLVRLHQAPFTDRLVAKFDLPVEGWRGAAERRRREGGDADA
- a CDS encoding CTP synthase, producing MKSRTPTKHVFVTGGVASSLGKGLTASSLGQLLKSRGLRVTMQKLDPYLNVDPGTMNPFQHGEVFVTNDGAETDLDIGHYERFLDTDLNQIANVTTGQVYSTVIAKERRGDYLGDTVQVIPHITNEIKDRILAMGGPDIDVVITEIGGTVGDIESLPFLEAARQTRHEIGRDNCFFIHVSLVPYIGPSGELKTKPTQHSVAALRSIGIQPDAIVCRADRELPDGIKRKIALMCDVDDDAVVTAADAPSIYDIPKVLHREGLDAYVVRRLDLPFRDVDWTTWDDLLRRVHHPEEEVTIALVGKYIDLPDAYLSPAEALRAGGFAHSAKVNIRWVASDLCETEAGAAKQLSDVDAVLVPGGFGVRGIEGKLGALRYTRTHGIPTLGLCLGLQCMVIEYARNVAGLTKAGSTEFDPDTVEPVISTIEEQKKFVEGAGDLGGTMRLGLQKAELLAGSVVRTAYGAETIEERHRHRYEFNDAYRETLAEAGLVFSGINPELGLVEFVELPAEVHPYYVATQAHPELRSRPTRPHPLFAGLVGAAIERQRSERFPIDESGLRRKDEADTEA